From Leptolyngbya sp. 'hensonii', the proteins below share one genomic window:
- a CDS encoding XRE family transcriptional regulator yields MANNILDNIDLRKLGELLQQARKKSGLTQADAAKVIDAARTTIVAIEKGERRLKPNELIKLARAYGQAVSDFVRSSPVTEPFEVQFRAAYQRNEQEEARITPIIERFEELCRNYLELEKIMDAPIPRNYPQEYDVANMQIEAAAESIAISERQRLGLGDGPIPMLRGILEQSVGIRVFYLNMPAKYSEIYSYDEQLGGCMAINLGHYEERRRWSMAHGYLHFLAHRRKPVVDFEGQYQRVPESERLAEAFPKYFLMPTSGLLSRFNDMYRTHGKFTPTNLFTLAHYYGVSIEALGYRLEDMKLIPSGTLDRLRDRGLKVRKVQQELGLEEIDQRDNVLPIHYQHLAIEALDQGLITEGRFADFLGVDRLEARRIAEALREHSSGMLEESAYLDLRQA; encoded by the coding sequence ATGGCTAACAACATTCTCGACAATATTGATTTACGAAAATTAGGAGAACTCCTACAACAAGCGCGGAAGAAGAGTGGGCTGACCCAAGCTGATGCGGCTAAGGTTATTGACGCTGCACGCACTACCATTGTTGCCATAGAAAAGGGAGAGCGGCGTCTTAAGCCGAATGAATTAATAAAATTAGCTCGTGCTTACGGGCAAGCTGTCAGCGATTTCGTTCGTTCCAGTCCTGTCACTGAGCCATTTGAGGTTCAGTTCCGCGCTGCTTATCAGCGAAATGAACAGGAAGAAGCACGAATCACTCCAATTATTGAGCGGTTTGAGGAACTGTGTCGCAACTATTTGGAGCTTGAAAAGATAATGGATGCTCCAATTCCACGTAACTACCCTCAGGAATATGACGTGGCTAATATGCAGATCGAAGCAGCGGCGGAAAGTATTGCGATCTCAGAGCGTCAGCGGCTTGGATTGGGTGATGGTCCTATCCCAATGCTGCGAGGCATCTTAGAGCAGAGTGTAGGGATTAGGGTATTTTACCTAAATATGCCAGCAAAATATTCAGAAATTTACAGCTACGATGAACAGCTTGGTGGCTGTATGGCAATAAACCTGGGGCACTACGAAGAACGGCGGCGTTGGTCTATGGCTCATGGTTATCTCCATTTTTTGGCTCATAGACGAAAGCCTGTTGTTGATTTTGAGGGACAGTACCAAAGAGTACCAGAGAGTGAACGCTTAGCTGAAGCTTTCCCAAAATATTTCCTAATGCCTACAAGTGGCTTGCTGAGTCGATTTAATGATATGTATCGGACTCATGGCAAGTTTACTCCAACTAATTTGTTTACCCTTGCTCATTATTATGGAGTGTCGATCGAAGCCCTTGGTTATCGGTTGGAAGATATGAAACTTATCCCGTCCGGAACTTTGGATCGTTTGCGAGATCGAGGATTGAAGGTTAGGAAGGTACAGCAAGAGTTAGGTTTAGAGGAAATCGATCAGCGGGATAATGTACTTCCTATTCATTATCAACACCTTGCTATTGAAGCTTTGGATCAAGGACTTATTACTGAAGGACGCTTTGCAGATTTCCTTGGTGTCGATCGCTTAGAAGCCCGACGCATAGCAGAAGCACTACGTGAACATTCCAGCGGGATGCTGGAAGAATCTGCTTATCTAGATTTGCGCCAGGCGTAA
- the pdhA gene encoding pyruvate dehydrogenase (acetyl-transferring) E1 component subunit alpha: MVQERTLPIAQVTAKVTREEGLILYEDMVLGRLFEDKCAEMYYRGKMFGFVHLYNGQEAVSSGVVKAMRPDDFVCSTYRDHVHALSAGVPAREVMAELFGKATGCSKGRGGSMHLFSAEHNLLGGFAFVSEGIPVATGAAFQSRYRREVMGDSGADQVTACFFGDGAANNGQFFECLNMAVLWKLPIIYVVENNKWAIGMAHERATSIPEIYKKASAFGMPGIEVDGMDVLAVHAVAQEAVARARAGEGPTLIEALTYRFRGHSLADPDELRAKAEKEFWFARDPIKKMAAYLVEQNLATQEELKAIDKRIQTLVEEAVKFAESSPEPDPSELYRYIFAED, from the coding sequence ATGGTTCAAGAACGGACATTACCGATCGCTCAGGTTACGGCCAAGGTTACAAGGGAAGAAGGACTGATCCTGTACGAAGATATGGTCCTTGGACGCCTGTTTGAGGATAAGTGCGCTGAGATGTATTACCGGGGCAAAATGTTTGGTTTTGTCCACCTTTACAACGGGCAGGAAGCTGTCTCCAGTGGGGTGGTCAAGGCTATGCGCCCAGATGATTTTGTCTGCAGCACCTATCGCGATCACGTCCATGCCCTGAGTGCAGGGGTGCCAGCGCGGGAAGTCATGGCAGAACTGTTTGGCAAGGCGACGGGCTGCAGCAAAGGCCGGGGTGGTTCCATGCACCTGTTTTCAGCGGAACATAATCTCCTGGGGGGCTTTGCTTTCGTCTCCGAAGGAATTCCTGTGGCCACAGGAGCTGCGTTTCAGAGCCGCTACCGCCGGGAAGTGATGGGAGATAGTGGGGCTGATCAGGTCACCGCCTGCTTCTTTGGGGATGGGGCGGCTAATAATGGCCAGTTCTTCGAATGCCTGAATATGGCTGTGTTGTGGAAGCTCCCCATTATTTACGTGGTGGAAAACAACAAGTGGGCGATCGGTATGGCCCATGAGCGGGCGACTTCTATTCCAGAGATTTACAAGAAAGCATCTGCCTTTGGCATGCCTGGGATTGAGGTGGATGGGATGGACGTGCTGGCGGTGCATGCTGTCGCCCAGGAAGCGGTGGCCCGTGCCCGCGCTGGGGAAGGCCCTACCCTGATTGAAGCCCTCACCTACCGCTTCCGGGGGCACTCCTTGGCCGATCCGGATGAACTGCGAGCCAAAGCCGAGAAGGAATTCTGGTTTGCCCGTGATCCGATCAAGAAAATGGCCGCCTATCTGGTTGAGCAAAATCTGGCCACTCAGGAAGAATTGAAAGCGATCGATAAGCGGATTCAGACGCTGGTTGAGGAAGCTGTGAAGTTTGCGGAAAGCAGCCCTGAACCCGATCCGAGTGAGCTATACCGCTATATTTTTGCGGAAGACTAG
- the recN gene encoding DNA repair protein RecN, translated as MLLSLRIENFALIDRLELEFGSGLHVLTGETGAGKSIILDAIDAVLGGKMTGRAIRTGTERSLIEAVFALEPALVEWLGKQDIDPMDGEMLVCSRELSLTQGNFRSRSRLNGVLVNKQQMEELRTHLVEITAQGQTVQLGQVAIQREWLDSYGGTTLQEQRAIVASAYTHCQQALQILERRRHSEQQRLQQLDLLDYQFRELKEANLQDPEELVQLQQEHQRLNHSVDLQQQSYLVYQALYENETGRACADLLGQAETLLSGMLQYDNAVQPMLDLVSEALAQVQEAGRRINDYGEQLETDPQRLEEVEERIAELKKICRKYGPTLTDALAHYDKLRSQLQDLNGEGQSIEDLEQDYQAKKAVLTEACIRLTQLRQSAAQILETRLVEELKPLAMEKVQFQVEIMPATPASHGADQITFLFSPNPGEPLQPLTAIASGGEMSRFLLALKACFSQVDAIGTMVFDEIDVGVSGRVAQAIAEKLYQLSLQHQVLCVTHQPIVAAMADHHFRVNKETIGDGTGVRGKGNQNGAGDDVRTVVRVRPLDGDNRRQELAQIAGGRTGSEAIAFAESLLVQAGAVRQQHTS; from the coding sequence ATGTTACTCTCCTTGCGAATTGAGAACTTTGCCCTCATCGATCGGTTGGAGTTGGAATTCGGCTCCGGATTACATGTCTTGACGGGGGAAACGGGTGCAGGCAAGTCAATTATCCTGGATGCGATCGATGCGGTTCTGGGGGGGAAGATGACCGGGCGAGCTATTCGTACCGGTACAGAGCGCTCCCTGATCGAAGCTGTCTTTGCCCTGGAACCCGCCCTGGTCGAGTGGTTAGGAAAACAAGACATTGACCCGATGGACGGGGAGATGCTGGTCTGCAGTCGGGAGTTGTCCCTGACTCAGGGCAACTTCCGCAGCCGTTCCCGTCTGAATGGGGTTCTAGTCAACAAGCAGCAGATGGAGGAATTGCGGACCCATCTGGTCGAGATCACCGCCCAAGGCCAAACAGTCCAGTTGGGCCAGGTGGCCATCCAGCGGGAATGGCTGGACAGCTATGGTGGCACGACTCTGCAGGAACAGCGCGCGATCGTCGCCTCCGCCTATACCCACTGTCAACAGGCGCTGCAAATCCTGGAGCGCAGACGACACTCTGAACAACAGCGACTGCAACAACTCGATTTGCTGGACTATCAGTTCCGAGAACTGAAAGAGGCTAATTTGCAGGACCCGGAGGAGCTGGTCCAACTCCAGCAAGAGCATCAGCGGCTGAATCACAGCGTTGATTTGCAGCAGCAAAGCTATCTGGTGTATCAGGCCCTCTATGAAAACGAAACTGGACGGGCCTGTGCCGATCTATTAGGACAGGCAGAAACCCTATTGAGTGGCATGCTGCAGTACGATAATGCCGTCCAACCCATGCTGGATTTGGTGAGTGAGGCGCTGGCTCAGGTTCAGGAGGCCGGACGCCGGATCAATGACTACGGGGAACAGTTGGAAACCGATCCCCAGCGCCTGGAGGAAGTCGAAGAACGCATAGCTGAATTGAAGAAGATTTGCCGCAAATATGGTCCGACCCTGACAGATGCGTTAGCTCATTACGACAAACTCCGATCGCAACTCCAGGATCTGAACGGAGAAGGCCAATCGATCGAAGATCTGGAGCAAGACTATCAGGCCAAAAAGGCCGTTCTGACCGAAGCCTGTATCCGGTTAACCCAACTGCGCCAGTCCGCTGCCCAGATTCTGGAAACTCGTCTGGTGGAAGAGTTAAAGCCCCTGGCCATGGAGAAAGTGCAGTTCCAGGTGGAAATCATGCCTGCGACACCGGCCAGCCATGGGGCTGACCAGATCACCTTTCTATTCAGCCCCAATCCCGGAGAACCCTTACAGCCACTGACGGCAATCGCCTCCGGTGGGGAGATGAGCCGCTTCCTGCTGGCCCTGAAAGCCTGCTTCTCCCAGGTGGATGCGATCGGAACGATGGTTTTCGATGAAATTGACGTGGGGGTGTCGGGACGGGTGGCCCAGGCGATCGCTGAGAAACTCTACCAGCTCAGCCTGCAACATCAGGTTTTGTGTGTGACTCACCAACCGATCGTCGCAGCCATGGCCGATCATCATTTTCGCGTCAATAAGGAAACGATCGGGGATGGGACGGGAGTCAGAGGCAAAGGCAACCAGAATGGCGCTGGAGACGACGTGCGGACTGTGGTGCGAGTCAGGCCCCTGGATGGGGACAACCGACGACAGGAACTGGCTCAAATTGCGGGGGGGCGAACTGGAAGTGAGGCGATCGCCTTCGCCGAATCTCTGCTGGTGCAGGCGGGAGCCGTGCGCCAGCAACATACCTCCTGA
- a CDS encoding YcxB family protein has product MSIQFSGTLTEQQFNRFQQCCMPALLRWILKGFPWFWLGFALIKVLSLSGYITSFGLAFDIFLFVYFLVVIPKLRERQIKRAWQSNKLIQGEISGVVDQERIVWSHAYGELRCPWEIILKYREVADIFLLYTSLNQAILLPRSFFQSDADWHQFRQLVAEKLPKK; this is encoded by the coding sequence ATGAGCATTCAATTTAGTGGCACGTTGACCGAACAGCAATTTAATCGCTTTCAGCAATGTTGTATGCCAGCCCTTTTAAGGTGGATCTTAAAAGGCTTTCCCTGGTTCTGGCTTGGATTTGCTCTAATAAAAGTGCTAAGTCTCTCTGGCTACATTACAAGTTTTGGATTGGCTTTTGATATTTTTTTGTTTGTGTATTTTCTTGTGGTTATACCAAAACTCAGAGAGCGCCAGATCAAACGAGCATGGCAAAGCAACAAGCTGATTCAAGGAGAAATATCTGGAGTCGTTGATCAAGAACGTATTGTTTGGAGTCATGCCTATGGTGAGTTGAGGTGCCCCTGGGAAATAATACTAAAGTATCGAGAAGTAGCCGATATTTTTCTGCTTTATACCTCTCTCAATCAAGCTATTTTATTGCCACGTAGTTTTTTTCAATCTGACGCAGATTGGCACCAATTCAGGCAGCTCGTTGCCGAGAAACTGCCAAAGAAATAG
- a CDS encoding AarF/ABC1/UbiB kinase family protein — protein MTAKTVPADPTRSDSRPTPQRSVLSGGPEAVEIMADIDSELHPALGKTLKPAHAAVTDEALSYDAAAIAAYYRYRPLQAIGRFLGIIWPFLTFYVALWWDRRTDRLQQNERQRAVQLREMLTDLGPAYIKIGQALSTRPDLVSPIYLEELTQLQDQLPPFPNEVAFRFIEEELGDRPDKLYAELSPQPIAAASLGQVYKGKLPTGEVVAVKVQRPGLAERITLDLYILRRLAAWMMGNMKRVRSDLVGILDEFGSRIFEEMDYIQEGHNAERFAQLYGHLQDIYVPRIYWKYTQRRVLTMEWVTGTKLTQPEVIHAQGIDARYLIDVGVQCSLRQLLEHGFFHADPHPGNLLATPEGKLAYLDFGMMSEVKPAQRYGLIEAVVHMVNRDFEGLAHDYVKLEFLSADTDLTPIIPALGNVFGNALGASVAELNFKSITDQLSALMYEYPFRVPAYYALIIRSLVTLEGIAINVDPNFKVLSNAYPYISKRLLTDPAPQLRNSLRDLLFKDGSFRWNRLENLLRNARNSSDYDLNRVMDQAVDFLFSERGVFIREHLVEEIVKTVDNFGRNIFQSVTYALQERIGLAVNPPTLPTEDQKSLEHIKRIWDILRETPGFDPARILPLIPRLLLNPEVQHMGQRVGVGLMQRSLARFIREFLLEDETIVRPTSPGAESRGGGSLVVRGQ, from the coding sequence ATGACTGCTAAAACCGTGCCTGCTGACCCAACGCGCTCCGATTCCAGGCCAACGCCCCAGCGATCGGTCTTATCTGGTGGGCCAGAAGCTGTAGAAATCATGGCTGATATCGATAGCGAACTACATCCGGCTCTGGGTAAAACCCTGAAGCCTGCCCATGCTGCCGTGACCGATGAAGCGTTAAGCTACGATGCCGCTGCGATAGCGGCCTACTACAGATACCGTCCCCTGCAAGCGATCGGACGTTTCCTGGGGATTATCTGGCCGTTTTTGACCTTTTATGTTGCCCTCTGGTGGGATCGGCGCACCGATCGCTTGCAGCAGAATGAACGGCAACGGGCAGTGCAACTGCGGGAAATGCTGACCGATCTCGGCCCTGCCTATATCAAAATTGGCCAAGCTCTTTCAACACGCCCGGATCTGGTGTCCCCAATTTATCTGGAAGAGTTGACCCAACTCCAGGATCAACTGCCCCCCTTCCCCAACGAAGTGGCGTTTCGGTTCATTGAAGAGGAATTGGGCGATCGACCGGATAAGTTGTATGCCGAGCTGAGTCCCCAACCGATCGCGGCAGCTTCCCTGGGGCAGGTGTATAAGGGCAAATTGCCGACGGGGGAAGTGGTGGCGGTGAAAGTCCAACGACCTGGGCTGGCCGAGCGTATCACCCTGGATCTCTACATTCTGCGACGGCTGGCTGCCTGGATGATGGGCAATATGAAGCGGGTCCGGAGCGATCTGGTCGGTATTTTGGATGAGTTCGGGTCTCGCATTTTTGAAGAAATGGACTATATCCAGGAGGGGCACAACGCCGAGCGGTTTGCTCAACTGTATGGCCATCTTCAGGATATTTATGTGCCCCGCATTTACTGGAAATATACTCAGCGGCGGGTGCTGACGATGGAGTGGGTGACGGGGACCAAGCTGACTCAGCCAGAGGTGATTCATGCCCAGGGAATTGATGCCCGCTATCTGATTGATGTGGGCGTGCAGTGTTCCCTGCGGCAACTGCTGGAGCATGGGTTCTTCCATGCCGATCCCCATCCCGGTAATTTGCTGGCAACTCCAGAGGGCAAGCTGGCCTATCTGGATTTTGGCATGATGAGTGAGGTCAAACCAGCCCAGCGCTATGGCCTGATTGAGGCCGTGGTGCACATGGTCAATCGAGATTTTGAAGGTTTGGCCCATGATTATGTCAAGCTGGAGTTTCTGTCAGCGGACACGGACCTGACACCAATTATTCCCGCTTTGGGAAATGTGTTTGGCAATGCCCTGGGGGCCAGTGTGGCTGAGTTGAACTTCAAGAGCATTACGGATCAGCTTTCAGCCCTGATGTACGAATACCCCTTCCGGGTGCCAGCCTACTATGCCCTGATCATTCGATCGTTGGTCACCCTGGAAGGGATTGCGATTAATGTGGACCCAAATTTTAAGGTTTTGAGCAATGCCTATCCTTACATTTCGAAGCGGCTGCTCACAGACCCGGCACCCCAGTTGCGGAACTCTCTGCGCGATCTGCTGTTTAAGGATGGTAGTTTCCGCTGGAACCGCCTGGAGAATCTGCTCCGCAATGCCCGCAATAGCTCGGACTATGACCTCAACCGGGTCATGGATCAGGCGGTGGATTTCCTCTTCTCGGAGCGGGGTGTTTTTATTCGGGAGCACTTAGTCGAGGAAATTGTCAAAACGGTCGATAACTTTGGCCGCAATATCTTCCAGAGTGTGACCTATGCCTTACAAGAGCGAATTGGTCTGGCTGTGAATCCGCCGACCCTGCCGACTGAAGATCAAAAAAGCCTGGAGCATATCAAGCGCATCTGGGATATTCTGCGGGAGACTCCTGGTTTTGACCCTGCTCGAATTCTGCCCCTGATTCCCCGGTTATTGCTGAATCCAGAAGTGCAACACATGGGGCAGCGGGTTGGGGTTGGGTTGATGCAGCGATCGCTGGCTCGCTTTATTCGGGAGTTTCTTCTGGAGGATGAGACGATCGTCCGACCCACTTCCCCTGGAGCCGAGTCCCGTGGGGGTGGATCCCTGGTGGTTAGGGGACAATGA